A window of the Branchiostoma floridae strain S238N-H82 chromosome 12, Bfl_VNyyK, whole genome shotgun sequence genome harbors these coding sequences:
- the LOC118427924 gene encoding slit homolog 3 protein-like, translating to MATYLPCFLLVSLATVGSPDDSLPSKCYVEKFAMIEIICPNSNITALPSQLPRLVDTVCLQQNRIRTINLSRLGNVNKLNLSQNILTSFPWESLKHMKKITTLDVSHNRLSTVRLDLALKDLRRLKYVNLAYNKLATFSEANLGVSFRSVGPFAYRHIHGNPIRCDCRMAWLSQLARTFHHCLPFSCTAAVRNSLLFTSFVYSDVLMCDSPDSLKGVPVHSANLSSCPAVQETTTKTYLKVSPTNNTTGVIAASSVDEDWNENQIATWNHTYKPDGQFENNTGPGIATSIICIALLGVWLAFRRWLLL from the coding sequence atgGCGACGTACCTCCCCTGTTTCCTCCTTGTAAGCCTTGCAACAGTCGGATCACCAGACGACTCTCTTCCCTCTAAATGTTACGTGGAAAAGTTTGCAATGATCGAGATCATCTGCCCGAACTCTAACATCACGGCCCTCCCCTCCCAGCTGCCACGCCTGGTGGACACGGTGTGTCTCCAGCAGAACCGGATCCGAACCATCAACTTATCCCGGCTGGGGAACGTCAACAAACTCAACCTCAGTCAGAACATCCTTACTTCTTTCCCGTGGGAATCTTTAAAACACATGAAGAAGATCACGACGCTTGACGTGTCACATAACCGGTTATCCACTGTCAGGCTGGACTTGGCCTTAAAAGACCTGCGGCGACTGAAGTATGTGAACCTGGCCTACAACAAGCTGGCCACCTTCTCAGAGGCGAACCTGGGAGTTTCGTTTCGAAGCGTGGGACCATTTGCGTACAGGCATATCCATGGCAACCCGATTCGCTGCGACTGCCGCATGGCGTGGCTATCACAGCTGGCCCGTACGTTTCACCATTGCCTGCCGTTTAGCTGCACAGCAGCTGTAAGAAACAGCCTGCTGTTCACCAGCTTTGTGTACAGCGATGTGCTGATGTGCGACAGCCCCGACAGCCTAAAAGGCGTGCCGGTACACTCTGCCAATCTGTCGTCATGTCCAGCCGTACAAGAGACAACCACAAAAACATATCTGAAAGTCTCTCCGACAAATAACACGACAGGGGTGATCGCTGCGTCTTCTGTGGACGAAGATTGGAACGAGAACCAAATCGCAACCTGGAACCATACTTACAAACCGGATGGGCAGTTTGAGAACAACACAGGGCCAGGGATTGCCACGTCTATCATCTGTATCGCACTTCTCGGTGTCTGGCTTGCATTTCGCAGGTGGCTTTTGTTGTAG